The following proteins are co-located in the Carassius gibelio isolate Cgi1373 ecotype wild population from Czech Republic chromosome A21, carGib1.2-hapl.c, whole genome shotgun sequence genome:
- the LOC127941536 gene encoding melanoma antigen recognized by T-cells 1-like: MSYGGSGSGSRGEFSVHFSSRSGAGLIRAEEAAGIALLAVVLTALLILGCWYYRRRGGYKMIRSERNSSQSWREMMRAGQYSESGSGEENKLALNEFSNLQPAIPNAPPAYDKIVSGPSPPPYSP; the protein is encoded by the exons ATGTCTTACGGCGGATCAGGTTCAGGATCTCGAGGTGAATTCAGCGTTCATTTCTCCAGCAGAAGTGGAGCAGGACTCATCAGAGCTGAAGA ggcTGCAGGGATCGCTCTGCTGGCCGTGGTCCTCACCGCGCTGCTCATCCTGGGCTGCTGGTATTACCGCCGGAGGGGGGGGTACAAGATGATCCGG agcgaGAGAAACAGCAGTCAGTCGTGGAGAGAGATGATGAGAGCGGGTCAGTACAGCGAGTCTGGATCCGGAGAAGAGAACAAACTAGCCTTGAATGAGTTCAGCAACCTGCAACCagcg ATCCCGAACGCTCCTCCAGCCTACGATAAGATCGTCTCCGGACCGTCTCCTCCTCCTTACTCCCCTTGA